From the Daphnia magna isolate NIES linkage group LG3, ASM2063170v1.1, whole genome shotgun sequence genome, one window contains:
- the LOC116919632 gene encoding voltage-gated potassium channel subunit beta-2 isoform X1, with protein MMSLNLLNPGGSGASGYGVSGRRCNVRFQHRNRTPVTSVESMEEQQSSSHCVSSQQQEHSISNQRASLHLPEAALNANSTAASSHQHLQFPPRVGGIQATLAEKEDSLSPAVPSLLHLPLCRQTTPVPGLRYRNLGKSGLRVSNVGLGTWVTFSAPISEEVAEDIIVMAFESGINVFDLSDGYCGPRAEVSLGRILRQRRWRRSSYIVITKIYWSYRSEERGLSKKHIVESIRASLDRLQLDYIDVVLIHRADPMCPMEEVVRAMNHVIDHGWIMYWGTSRWSSVEISEAYNNCRQFNCPLPICEQSEYHFLCREKIEISLPEVYNKLGVGLMTWSPLTMGFNVSKGEETFPNFHRMSFKKKFSTVTWPDDDAAGATKENAYVPRMSAEEVQRQNSKLREISLMAERFGCTSSQLAIAWTLKNEHVHSVLVGAISPEQLYEHLQALQIVPKLSAAVMMDLERVLDNKPIRPPMISTLAMR; from the exons ATGATGTCCTTAAACCTTTTGAATCCGGGAGGCAGTGGCGCTTCCGGTTATGGAGTTAGCGGTAGGCGATGCAACGTCAGATTTCAACATCG GAATCGAACACCAGTGACTAGCGTGGAATCGATGGAGGAACAACAGTCATCTAGTCACTGCGTTTCGTCGCAACAACAGGAACACAGCATCTCCAATCAGCGAGCGTCCCTCCATCTCCCCGAAGCGGCGCTAAACGCGAATTCAACAGCGGCATCATCTCATCAACATCTCCAGTTTCCTCCGCGGGTTGGCGGAATTCAAGCTACACTTGCCGAAAAGGAAGATAGCCTATCGCCGGCCGTGCCCAGCCTTCTTCATCTGCCTCTATGCCGCCAGACAACCCCCGTGCCCGGACTCCGTTATCGTAATCTTGGGAAAAGTGGTCTTCGCGTATCTAACGTTGGACTAG GTACTTGGGTGACATTCAGTGCACCCATAAGTGAAGAAGTAGCCGAAGACATTATCGTTATGGCCTTCGAGAGCGGTATCAATGTTTTTGACCTGTCCGATGGATACTGTGGACCGCGGGCAGAAGTATCACTTGGCCGTATTCTAAGACAGAGACGATGGAGGCGGTCCAGCTACATAGTCATCACGAAAATCTATTGGAGCTACCG TTCCGAAGAGAGAGGTTTGTCAAAGAAACATATCGTCGAATCGATTCGCGCCTCACTTGATCGGCTACAGCTGGACTACATTGATGTTGTTCTCATTCACAGAGCTGATCCAATGTGCCCCATGGaag AAGTGGTTCGGGCCATGAATCACGTCATAGATCATGGGTGGATTATGTATTGGGGCACATCACGTTGGTCGTCGGTAGAGATTTCGGAAGCTTACAATAACTGTCGCCAATTCAACTGCCCACTGCCGATTTGCGAGCAATCCGAATATCATTTTCTCTGCCgcgaaaaaatcgaaatatcCCTGCCCGAAGTCTACAATAAATTAG GTGTCGGACTGATGACGTGGTCTCCGCTAACTATGGGATTCAATGTTTCTAAAGGCGAGGAGACGTTTCCAAATTTTCATCGCATGTCCTTTAAG aaaaaattCTCTACCGTAACTTGGCCCGACGACGACGCAGCCGGTGCTACCAAAGAG AACGCCTATGTACCGAGGATGTCGGCTGAAGAAGTTCAGCGTCAAAACAGCAAATTGCGGGAAATTTCGCTGATGGCCGAGCGCTTCGGCTGTACTTCATCTCAACTCGCTATTGCGTGGACACTGAAAAATGAACATGTTCATTCAGTCCTGGTTGGAGCTATTTCCCCAGAACAACTATACGAACACCTCCAAGCTCTTCAG ATAGTGCCTAAATTGTCGGCTGCCGTTATGATGGATCTTGAACGAGTCCTGGACAATAAACCTATCCGtcctccaatgatatcaacGCTGGCGATGAGATGA
- the LOC123470519 gene encoding zinc transporter ZIP11-like, whose product MSGTQRKFLDSSLGFAAGVMLAASYWSLLAPAIEMAESSGMYGESGEYAFAPVAPGFFLGALFVYAADQLMHYFKIGSTELMIDMNVECNLSPETKQKGIVGCRYDGS is encoded by the exons ATGAGTGGAACCCAG AGGAAATTTTTAGACAGCAGCCTTGGTTTTGCTGCAGGTGTAATGCTTGCGGCCTCATACTGGTCTCTTCTAGCTCCTGCCATTGAAATGGCAGAAAGCTCAGGAATGTATGGAGAATCAGGAGAATATGCCTTTGCTCCTGTTGCTCCTGGTTTTTTCTTAGGAGCTTTATTTGTTTATGCAGCTGATCAGTTGATGCATTACTTTAAAATTGGATCAACAGAATTAATGATTG ATATGAATGTAGAGTGCAATTTGTCTccagaaacaaaacaaaaagggattgTTGGCTGCCGTTATGATGGATCTTGA
- the LOC123470518 gene encoding zinc transporter ZIP11-like: protein MSGTQRKFLDSSLGFAAGVMLAASYWSLLAPAIEMAESSGMYGESGEYAFAPVAPGFFLGALFVYAADQLMHYFKIGSTELMIDMNVECNLSPETKQKGIVGCRYDGS, encoded by the exons ATGAGTGGAACCCAG AGGAAATTTTTAGACAGCAGCCTTGGTTTTGCTGCAGGTGTAATGCTTGCGGCCTCATACTGGTCTCTTCTAGCTCCTGCCATTGAAATGGCAGAAAGCTCAGGAATGTATGGAGAATCAGGAGAATATGCCTTTGCTCCTGTTGCTCCTGGGTTTTTCTTAGGAGCTTTATTTGTTTATGCAGCTGATCAGTTGATGCATTACTTTAAAATTGGATCAACAGAATTAATGATTG ATATGAATGTAGAGTGCAATTTGTCTccagaaacaaaacaaaaagggattgTTGGCTGCCGTTATGATGGATCTTGA
- the LOC116919632 gene encoding voltage-gated potassium channel subunit beta-2 isoform X2 has translation MEEQQSSSHCVSSQQQEHSISNQRASLHLPEAALNANSTAASSHQHLQFPPRVGGIQATLAEKEDSLSPAVPSLLHLPLCRQTTPVPGLRYRNLGKSGLRVSNVGLGTWVTFSAPISEEVAEDIIVMAFESGINVFDLSDGYCGPRAEVSLGRILRQRRWRRSSYIVITKIYWSYRSEERGLSKKHIVESIRASLDRLQLDYIDVVLIHRADPMCPMEEVVRAMNHVIDHGWIMYWGTSRWSSVEISEAYNNCRQFNCPLPICEQSEYHFLCREKIEISLPEVYNKLGVGLMTWSPLTMGFNVSKGEETFPNFHRMSFKKKFSTVTWPDDDAAGATKENAYVPRMSAEEVQRQNSKLREISLMAERFGCTSSQLAIAWTLKNEHVHSVLVGAISPEQLYEHLQALQIVPKLSAAVMMDLERVLDNKPIRPPMISTLAMR, from the exons ATGGAGGAACAACAGTCATCTAGTCACTGCGTTTCGTCGCAACAACAGGAACACAGCATCTCCAATCAGCGAGCGTCCCTCCATCTCCCCGAAGCGGCGCTAAACGCGAATTCAACAGCGGCATCATCTCATCAACATCTCCAGTTTCCTCCGCGGGTTGGCGGAATTCAAGCTACACTTGCCGAAAAGGAAGATAGCCTATCGCCGGCCGTGCCCAGCCTTCTTCATCTGCCTCTATGCCGCCAGACAACCCCCGTGCCCGGACTCCGTTATCGTAATCTTGGGAAAAGTGGTCTTCGCGTATCTAACGTTGGACTAG GTACTTGGGTGACATTCAGTGCACCCATAAGTGAAGAAGTAGCCGAAGACATTATCGTTATGGCCTTCGAGAGCGGTATCAATGTTTTTGACCTGTCCGATGGATACTGTGGACCGCGGGCAGAAGTATCACTTGGCCGTATTCTAAGACAGAGACGATGGAGGCGGTCCAGCTACATAGTCATCACGAAAATCTATTGGAGCTACCG TTCCGAAGAGAGAGGTTTGTCAAAGAAACATATCGTCGAATCGATTCGCGCCTCACTTGATCGGCTACAGCTGGACTACATTGATGTTGTTCTCATTCACAGAGCTGATCCAATGTGCCCCATGGaag AAGTGGTTCGGGCCATGAATCACGTCATAGATCATGGGTGGATTATGTATTGGGGCACATCACGTTGGTCGTCGGTAGAGATTTCGGAAGCTTACAATAACTGTCGCCAATTCAACTGCCCACTGCCGATTTGCGAGCAATCCGAATATCATTTTCTCTGCCgcgaaaaaatcgaaatatcCCTGCCCGAAGTCTACAATAAATTAG GTGTCGGACTGATGACGTGGTCTCCGCTAACTATGGGATTCAATGTTTCTAAAGGCGAGGAGACGTTTCCAAATTTTCATCGCATGTCCTTTAAG aaaaaattCTCTACCGTAACTTGGCCCGACGACGACGCAGCCGGTGCTACCAAAGAG AACGCCTATGTACCGAGGATGTCGGCTGAAGAAGTTCAGCGTCAAAACAGCAAATTGCGGGAAATTTCGCTGATGGCCGAGCGCTTCGGCTGTACTTCATCTCAACTCGCTATTGCGTGGACACTGAAAAATGAACATGTTCATTCAGTCCTGGTTGGAGCTATTTCCCCAGAACAACTATACGAACACCTCCAAGCTCTTCAG ATAGTGCCTAAATTGTCGGCTGCCGTTATGATGGATCTTGAACGAGTCCTGGACAATAAACCTATCCGtcctccaatgatatcaacGCTGGCGATGAGATGA